From a single Herbiconiux sp. SALV-R1 genomic region:
- a CDS encoding helix-turn-helix domain-containing protein produces MTRDDAVPGGALQAPPPVSAPSVSAPPLPAPPLPAPHATRSTYYAADADAVESRMREQYGSYRLTDSRASMRDDIIGTSDFFINQCSIAGQADIDALSDYLTIGISTGRYEWSGGGEHGDATAGPFLVRPHVRLRALVSHAEVSCVSFDPAALERTARVMFADDRLRPVFDSSDPVSTTGSGLLAKTLMFTVANRELVLESPLAAAGYYRHLAATVLEWFPLRGGEPADRRATVEALSSGYRRGMTFIDDNASLPISIDDIAGAAGLPARQLDAAFRWHSPTRGTAADALRRVRLSAAHHDLVDADPTRGDTVGGIARRWGFDPRSFARHYTAAFGDTPRHVLAR; encoded by the coding sequence ATGACGCGCGACGACGCGGTGCCGGGTGGTGCGCTCCAGGCGCCGCCACCGGTCTCGGCACCTTCGGTATCGGCACCTCCGCTCCCGGCACCACCGCTCCCGGCACCGCACGCCACGCGCTCCACGTACTACGCCGCCGACGCCGACGCGGTGGAATCCCGGATGCGCGAACAGTACGGCAGCTACCGGCTCACCGACTCGCGAGCGTCGATGCGCGACGACATCATCGGCACCTCCGACTTCTTCATCAACCAGTGCTCCATCGCCGGACAGGCCGACATCGACGCCCTGAGCGACTACCTCACCATCGGCATCTCGACGGGGCGCTACGAGTGGTCGGGGGGCGGCGAGCACGGCGACGCGACGGCCGGCCCGTTCCTCGTGCGGCCCCACGTGCGCCTCAGAGCCCTCGTGTCGCACGCGGAGGTGAGCTGCGTGAGCTTCGACCCCGCCGCGCTCGAGCGCACGGCCCGGGTGATGTTCGCCGACGACCGCCTCAGGCCGGTCTTCGACAGCTCCGACCCGGTGTCGACGACCGGGTCGGGGCTGCTCGCCAAGACACTGATGTTCACCGTCGCGAACCGGGAGCTCGTGCTCGAGAGCCCGCTCGCGGCCGCCGGCTACTACCGCCACCTCGCCGCGACCGTGCTCGAATGGTTCCCGCTCCGCGGTGGCGAACCGGCCGACCGCCGCGCGACGGTCGAGGCGCTGAGTTCGGGCTACCGGCGGGGGATGACCTTCATCGACGACAACGCCTCGCTGCCCATCAGCATCGACGACATCGCCGGGGCCGCGGGGCTGCCGGCCCGTCAGCTCGACGCGGCGTTCCGCTGGCACTCGCCCACCCGGGGCACGGCCGCCGACGCGCTCCGCCGGGTTCGACTCTCGGCCGCCCACCACGACCTCGTCGACGCCGACCCCACTCGCGGCGACACCGTCGGCGGCATCGCCCGCCGCTGGGGCTTCGACCCCCGCAGCTTCGCCCGCCACTACACCGCCGCCTTCGGCGACACCCCCCGCCACGTCCTCGCCCGCTGA
- a CDS encoding metallophosphoesterase codes for MVTRVVVVADTHVPKRAKGLPREVLAAVDGADVVVHAGDWVDVATLDVLEGVSGRLIGVWGNNDGPELRARLPEVAFAEVDGVRMAVVHETGAAGGRERRMDARFRPDPADASAPTLLVFGHSHIPWDTTTPHGLRLLNPGSPTDRRRQPFRTYLTAVADDGELREVTLHRITSGLRKSGSCT; via the coding sequence ATGGTGACGCGGGTGGTGGTGGTGGCGGATACGCATGTGCCGAAGCGGGCGAAGGGGCTGCCGCGGGAGGTGCTGGCGGCGGTCGATGGGGCTGACGTGGTGGTGCACGCGGGGGATTGGGTCGATGTCGCGACGCTCGACGTGCTGGAGGGAGTGAGCGGGCGGCTGATCGGGGTGTGGGGGAACAACGACGGGCCGGAGTTGCGGGCACGGTTGCCCGAGGTCGCGTTCGCGGAGGTCGACGGGGTGCGGATGGCCGTCGTGCACGAGACGGGGGCTGCCGGCGGGCGGGAGCGCAGGATGGACGCGCGTTTCAGGCCCGACCCGGCCGACGCATCCGCACCGACGCTGCTGGTGTTCGGGCACAGCCACATTCCGTGGGACACAACGACCCCCCACGGCCTGCGCTTGCTGAACCCCGGGTCGCCGACCGATCGGCGGCGTCAGCCGTTCCGCACCTACCTCACCGCGGTGGCCGACGACGGGGAGCTGCGAGAGGTGACGCTGCACCGGATCACGTCAGGGTTGAGGAAATCCGGGTCTTGCACTTAA
- a CDS encoding SDR family NAD(P)-dependent oxidoreductase, whose product MRLANKVAIVTGGARGIGRATAELFAEEGATVVVADLSLDTPLAEGIEFVEHDVTDEDSWRELVAGVVARHGRVDVLFNNAGTVGSYEPIDTIDPEVWKRIVDINLNGCFYGVRHVVPVMRENGGGSIVNTSSIWGIAGAAGVSAYTASKAAVRSLSKNVALSYVGDGIRCNSVHPGIIDTPMIEAQDAGVTAGIVDITPMKRLGSPREIAYGVLFLASDESSYMTGSELVIDGGYTAQ is encoded by the coding sequence ATGAGACTCGCCAACAAGGTCGCGATCGTGACAGGAGGGGCCAGGGGCATCGGCCGGGCGACCGCCGAGCTGTTCGCCGAGGAGGGCGCTACGGTCGTCGTCGCCGACCTCTCCCTCGACACGCCGCTCGCCGAGGGCATCGAGTTCGTCGAGCACGACGTGACCGACGAGGACTCCTGGCGCGAACTCGTGGCGGGCGTGGTCGCCCGGCACGGTCGCGTCGACGTGCTGTTCAACAACGCGGGGACGGTGGGGTCGTACGAGCCCATCGACACGATCGACCCCGAGGTGTGGAAGCGCATCGTCGACATCAACCTGAACGGATGCTTCTACGGGGTGCGCCACGTCGTGCCCGTGATGCGCGAGAACGGAGGCGGGTCGATCGTCAACACCTCGTCGATCTGGGGGATCGCCGGCGCGGCCGGGGTGTCGGCCTACACGGCGAGCAAGGCCGCGGTGCGGTCGCTGTCGAAGAACGTCGCCCTCTCGTACGTCGGCGACGGCATCCGCTGCAACTCCGTGCACCCCGGCATCATCGACACCCCGATGATCGAGGCGCAAGACGCGGGCGTGACGGCGGGCATCGTCGACATCACCCCGATGAAGCGGCTCGGCAGTCCGCGGGAGATCGCGTACGGGGTGCTGTTCCTCGCCAGCGACGAGTCGTCGTACATGACCGGCTCGGAGCTCGTGATCGACGGGGGCTACACGGCGCAGTGA
- a CDS encoding SIP domain-containing protein: MESFPLADGETAHVLLAGDTTDLTPIRRILSELPADAYGQVYIEIVSPIQIRELPRPAGVNLTWLRRDLVPHGLLVIAPRGELIRSAVSAWVAEWMPEATSEGGDRIVLWVGCNASPRVGALYRELASRLSAAAPGE; encoded by the coding sequence ATGGAGAGCTTCCCCCTCGCCGACGGCGAGACCGCACACGTGCTGCTGGCCGGCGACACCACCGACCTCACGCCCATCCGGCGCATCCTGAGCGAGCTGCCGGCCGACGCCTACGGGCAGGTCTACATCGAAATCGTGTCGCCCATCCAGATCAGGGAGCTCCCACGCCCGGCGGGCGTGAACCTCACCTGGCTGCGCCGCGACCTGGTGCCGCACGGCCTGCTCGTCATCGCCCCGCGAGGCGAGCTCATCCGCTCCGCCGTCTCGGCGTGGGTTGCCGAGTGGATGCCCGAAGCAACCTCCGAGGGCGGCGACCGCATCGTGCTCTGGGTGGGCTGCAACGCCAGCCCGCGCGTCGGCGCCCTCTACCGCGAGCTGGCCTCCCGACTGTCGGCAGCGGCACCGGGCGAGTGA
- a CDS encoding zinc-binding dehydrogenase, producing the protein MSGEHEATPWPTGDMAGLQFVAPGRAEWMRVPVPEERAGQVLVEVERLGICGTDEHLFSGHSAYIRSGLTTYPFQPGHEFVGRVVAVAPGVRSVAVGDRVVGEPFLPCLACPVCRSGAINLCPNRAEQGVRGNVPGAAARYVRTPAANLAVVPEGVGPDAAVLAEPSVTALGALEAIAVMPGDEVAVIGTGTIGLLVVQIASALGARVTAVGIDEHGLARAEECGAIAVARPEEAPGDRFDATVEASGASPALLTASRITGPGGRIAQVGIPGGADVPVDGSSIVAKGLTITGVLGGVSHLSRAVGLIAAGVIRPELLIRHVIGWEEAPDAFGVPAGEAKPKVLVDLSALAALSGDGAADHAAGAGAERGAA; encoded by the coding sequence ATGAGCGGCGAGCACGAAGCGACGCCCTGGCCCACGGGCGACATGGCGGGTCTGCAGTTCGTCGCGCCCGGCCGGGCCGAGTGGATGCGCGTGCCGGTTCCCGAGGAACGCGCGGGCCAGGTGCTGGTCGAGGTGGAGCGTCTCGGCATCTGCGGCACCGACGAGCACCTGTTCTCGGGTCACTCCGCATATATAAGGAGTGGACTCACCACGTACCCCTTCCAGCCGGGTCACGAATTCGTCGGGCGAGTCGTCGCCGTGGCGCCCGGAGTGCGGTCGGTCGCCGTCGGCGACCGCGTGGTGGGCGAGCCGTTCCTGCCCTGCCTCGCCTGCCCGGTCTGCCGTTCGGGCGCCATCAACCTGTGCCCGAACCGGGCCGAGCAGGGCGTGCGCGGCAACGTGCCCGGGGCCGCCGCGCGGTACGTGCGCACCCCCGCCGCCAACCTCGCCGTCGTGCCCGAGGGCGTCGGCCCCGACGCCGCCGTGCTCGCCGAACCCTCCGTCACGGCGCTCGGCGCTCTCGAGGCGATCGCGGTGATGCCGGGCGACGAGGTCGCGGTGATCGGCACCGGAACCATCGGGCTCCTCGTCGTGCAGATCGCCTCAGCCCTCGGCGCGCGGGTCACCGCCGTCGGCATCGACGAGCACGGGCTCGCCCGCGCCGAGGAGTGCGGTGCCATCGCCGTGGCCCGCCCGGAGGAGGCCCCGGGCGACCGTTTCGACGCGACGGTCGAAGCATCCGGAGCCTCACCGGCGTTGCTCACCGCCTCGAGGATCACGGGGCCCGGAGGTCGCATCGCGCAGGTCGGCATCCCGGGCGGCGCCGACGTGCCGGTCGACGGCTCGTCGATCGTCGCCAAGGGTCTGACCATCACCGGTGTGCTGGGCGGGGTGTCGCACCTGTCGAGGGCGGTGGGTCTCATCGCCGCAGGTGTCATCCGGCCTGAGCTGCTCATCCGTCACGTCATCGGCTGGGAGGAGGCACCCGACGCGTTCGGAGTGCCGGCGGGTGAGGCGAAGCCCAAGGTGCTCGTCGACCTCTCGGCGCTGGCTGCGCTCTCGGGCGACGGAGCGGCCGACCACGCTGCCGGAGCCGGTGCCGAACGAGGCGCCGCGTGA
- a CDS encoding ABC transporter permease, whose amino-acid sequence MTDQTAVATAPRRTPLADRFGGLRELVLLPVIVLVMIIGSILTPNFFTVNNLVNNVLVTSAVLGVVVIAESMILIAGYFDLSLESTVGLAPMLAAWLVLPAAVGGSGLGLSPWAAFGVMFVASIAIGLFNGFLIAVLRLNAFIVTLAMLIFLRGLTLGISGGQTLSGLPPEFTALGNSYIVGISVQVWIVVVAFVVVALFMRKHPVGRKIYAIGGNEEAAKAAGINTVRITIGLFVLGAMLAALAGLMLTSRIASVTANQGDGMIFTVFAAAVIGGISLDGGRGSMIGAATGVLLLGIIQNILTLTNVPSFWISAIYGLIILAALVFGHFSGRLNLLRSAKLRRA is encoded by the coding sequence ATGACAGATCAGACGGCGGTCGCCACCGCCCCGCGGCGGACGCCGCTCGCCGACCGCTTCGGCGGTCTCCGTGAACTCGTGCTGCTGCCCGTGATCGTCCTGGTCATGATCATCGGCTCGATCCTCACGCCCAACTTCTTCACCGTCAACAACCTGGTGAACAACGTGCTGGTCACCTCGGCCGTGCTCGGCGTCGTCGTCATCGCAGAGAGCATGATCCTCATCGCCGGCTACTTCGACCTGTCGCTCGAGTCGACGGTCGGCCTCGCGCCCATGCTCGCCGCCTGGCTGGTGCTTCCCGCCGCGGTCGGCGGTTCGGGGCTCGGTCTCTCGCCCTGGGCGGCGTTCGGGGTGATGTTCGTGGCGTCGATAGCGATCGGCCTGTTCAACGGCTTCCTCATCGCGGTGCTCCGCCTGAACGCGTTCATCGTCACGCTCGCGATGCTCATCTTCCTCCGCGGCCTCACCCTCGGCATCTCCGGCGGTCAGACACTCTCCGGTCTGCCTCCCGAGTTCACCGCGCTCGGCAACTCCTACATCGTCGGCATCTCGGTGCAGGTGTGGATCGTCGTCGTCGCCTTCGTGGTGGTCGCGCTGTTCATGCGCAAGCACCCGGTGGGCCGCAAGATCTACGCCATCGGCGGCAACGAGGAGGCGGCGAAGGCGGCGGGCATCAACACCGTGCGCATCACTATCGGCCTGTTCGTGCTCGGCGCGATGCTGGCCGCCCTCGCCGGGCTCATGCTCACCAGCCGCATCGCGTCGGTCACCGCCAACCAGGGCGACGGCATGATCTTCACCGTCTTCGCCGCCGCGGTCATCGGAGGCATCTCGCTCGACGGCGGTCGAGGAAGCATGATCGGTGCGGCGACCGGTGTGCTGCTGCTCGGCATCATCCAGAACATCCTCACCCTCACCAACGTGCCCTCGTTCTGGATCAGCGCCATCTACGGCCTCATCATCCTCGCCGCCCTCGTCTTCGGTCACTTCTCGGGCCGCCTCAACCTGCTCCGCTCCGCGAAGCTGCGTCGCGCATGA
- a CDS encoding alpha/beta hydrolase fold domain-containing protein, whose translation MSVVMRAVGPVLRVRRAVGARPRRVEELEATLRGRVYPRAAGVPRGLRERCEVREEVVGGHPVITLTPREGASGVRVVHLHGGAYVHPLVVQHWSFLGALIAASGATVTVPLYGLAPEFTVDDALPFLAEVRRRVFADADGGPVFFSGDSAGGALAVQQALHARRDVTAPANASAATAAGVVLVSPWLDAALADPRVAAIVPRDAMLEPERLRISGRLWAGDRDVRDAEVSPLFADRQALAGLPPVRIVQGGRDVMLPDATTFARTLRRAGVDVDLRIYPDGFHNFPAVPALPESRDAIAWIADFLHA comes from the coding sequence GTGTCGGTGGTGATGCGGGCGGTGGGGCCGGTGTTGAGGGTGCGGCGGGCGGTGGGGGCGAGGCCGCGGCGGGTGGAGGAGCTCGAGGCGACGCTGCGGGGGCGGGTGTATCCGCGAGCGGCGGGGGTGCCGCGAGGGCTGCGGGAACGGTGCGAGGTGCGGGAGGAGGTGGTGGGCGGGCATCCGGTCATCACACTGACGCCGCGGGAGGGCGCGAGTGGGGTGCGGGTGGTGCATCTGCATGGCGGGGCGTACGTGCATCCGCTCGTGGTGCAGCACTGGTCGTTCTTGGGGGCGCTCATCGCGGCGAGTGGGGCGACGGTGACGGTGCCGCTGTACGGATTGGCGCCCGAGTTTACCGTCGACGACGCCCTGCCGTTCCTCGCCGAGGTACGCCGGCGCGTGTTCGCCGACGCCGACGGTGGGCCGGTGTTCTTCTCAGGTGACTCGGCCGGCGGGGCGCTCGCGGTGCAACAGGCGCTCCACGCGCGACGCGACGTGACCGCCCCAGCGAATGCGAGCGCCGCGACGGCGGCGGGGGTCGTGCTCGTGTCGCCGTGGCTCGATGCGGCGCTGGCCGATCCGCGGGTGGCGGCGATCGTCCCGCGCGACGCCATGCTCGAGCCCGAGCGCCTGCGCATCAGCGGGAGGCTCTGGGCGGGCGACCGCGACGTGAGGGATGCCGAGGTGAGCCCGCTGTTCGCCGACCGGCAGGCGCTCGCCGGGTTGCCGCCCGTGCGCATCGTCCAGGGCGGCCGCGACGTGATGCTCCCCGACGCCACGACGTTCGCCCGCACGCTGCGCCGCGCCGGAGTCGACGTCGACCTGCGCATCTACCCCGACGGCTTCCACAACTTCCCCGCCGTCCCGGCCCTTCCCGAGTCACGCGACGCGATCGCGTGGATCGCCGACTTCCTCCACGCCTGA
- a CDS encoding helix-turn-helix transcriptional regulator: protein MIVEEDRATRDAHEAERLLGRVYRQGTVRGVGAPFSFRQRLVGDHRATLAHLQIGDRAELSVDLDSLVAIGQRTAGMYLASSNGVDVDPAHPFLLRPGRVASTSTDLDLLLVNLDLTALAELAGADPRAAVARFRCDSVAATSPADARHWQHAVAYVSGVLTDPELLHNELTRRSAIDTLLATALACFPIVLESPAPSRDRALPASVRRALQFIDDNAGLPISLPDIAAASRLSVRGLQGAFRRTLDTTPTAYLRTVRLSAAHADLEAGDATSTGVAEIARRWGFDHLSRFAAEHRRVYGEYPKETLAR from the coding sequence ATGATCGTGGAGGAGGATCGGGCCACCCGCGACGCCCACGAGGCCGAGAGACTGCTCGGGCGGGTGTACCGCCAGGGCACGGTGCGGGGGGTCGGCGCCCCGTTCAGCTTCCGGCAGCGCCTGGTCGGCGATCACCGCGCCACGCTCGCCCACCTCCAGATCGGTGACCGGGCGGAGCTCTCCGTCGATCTCGACAGCCTGGTGGCGATCGGCCAGCGAACCGCGGGCATGTACCTCGCATCGTCGAACGGGGTCGACGTCGACCCCGCGCATCCGTTCCTGCTGAGGCCCGGCCGGGTGGCGTCGACGTCGACCGACCTCGACCTGCTGCTGGTGAACCTCGACCTCACCGCGCTCGCCGAACTCGCCGGGGCCGACCCGCGGGCCGCTGTCGCGCGGTTCCGGTGCGACTCCGTGGCGGCCACCTCGCCGGCGGATGCGCGGCACTGGCAGCACGCCGTCGCCTACGTCTCGGGAGTGCTCACCGACCCCGAGCTGCTGCACAACGAGCTCACCAGGCGTTCGGCGATCGACACCCTCCTCGCCACGGCACTCGCCTGCTTCCCGATCGTGCTGGAGAGCCCGGCCCCCAGCCGCGACCGGGCCCTCCCCGCATCCGTGCGGCGAGCGCTGCAGTTCATCGACGACAACGCGGGGCTGCCGATCAGCCTTCCCGACATCGCCGCCGCCAGCCGCCTCAGCGTGCGCGGGCTCCAGGGGGCGTTCCGCCGCACGCTCGACACCACCCCCACCGCGTACCTGCGCACGGTACGGCTCTCCGCCGCGCACGCCGACCTCGAGGCCGGCGATGCCACCTCCACCGGTGTCGCCGAGATCGCCCGGCGGTGGGGATTCGATCACCTCAGCCGCTTCGCCGCCGAGCACCGGCGGGTGTACGGGGAGTACCCGAAAGAGACGCTGGCACGATGA
- a CDS encoding thioredoxin domain-containing protein has product MSPAKSEKALYDGLSKKDRQALSRELARIKREEERARRRRNRILFVTGSIVVAVAILAGVGFAVYNGIRATFVGPANMLSDGILFSGDGSTTTATTTAALQPGESPVASELDDSEVLRLTEYVDYSSADVSTFETTNGAALQGYVSAGYASLELHPVALEGPGSYAARAANAFACVANGLPDAALVAHNALVAAQATLPDGGLSNDELVKLVQDAGITDEGIASCIRGDEFSDWVTGATDRARASIPNSDVTALSTVPLLIFDGTAYTGALDDTDALNTFITEVFTEASGGAASGDGATEGDGTSGTEGGDGSGDTGDTGDTGTSEDGTAPAE; this is encoded by the coding sequence ATGAGCCCCGCGAAGTCCGAGAAGGCCCTCTACGACGGTCTGTCGAAGAAGGACCGGCAGGCGCTCTCGCGCGAACTCGCACGCATCAAGCGCGAGGAGGAGCGGGCCCGACGTCGCCGCAATCGCATCCTGTTCGTCACGGGCTCGATCGTGGTGGCGGTGGCCATCCTGGCCGGGGTGGGGTTCGCGGTGTACAACGGCATCCGGGCCACCTTCGTGGGGCCCGCCAACATGCTGAGCGACGGCATCCTGTTCTCCGGAGACGGCAGCACCACGACCGCCACCACCACCGCCGCGCTGCAGCCCGGCGAGTCACCGGTGGCCTCCGAACTCGACGACTCCGAGGTGCTGCGCCTCACCGAGTACGTCGACTACTCCAGCGCCGACGTCTCCACCTTCGAGACCACGAACGGCGCCGCCCTGCAGGGCTACGTGTCGGCCGGCTACGCCAGCCTCGAACTGCACCCGGTGGCCCTCGAGGGTCCCGGCAGTTATGCGGCGCGTGCCGCGAACGCGTTCGCCTGCGTGGCGAACGGGCTGCCTGACGCCGCGCTGGTCGCCCACAACGCGCTGGTCGCGGCCCAGGCGACGCTCCCCGACGGCGGGCTCAGCAACGACGAGCTCGTGAAGCTGGTGCAGGATGCGGGAATCACCGACGAGGGCATCGCCTCGTGCATCCGTGGTGACGAATTCTCCGACTGGGTGACGGGGGCGACCGATCGGGCCAGGGCGAGCATCCCGAACTCCGACGTCACCGCTCTCAGCACCGTGCCGCTCCTCATCTTCGACGGCACCGCGTACACCGGGGCGCTCGATGACACGGATGCGCTCAACACCTTCATCACGGAGGTGTTCACCGAGGCCAGCGGCGGGGCCGCCTCGGGCGACGGGGCGACCGAGGGCGACGGCACGTCGGGCACGGAAGGCGGCGACGGCAGCGGCGACACCGGAGACACCGGAGACACCGGGACGAGCGAAGACGGCACGGCTCCGGCGGAGTAG
- a CDS encoding SDR family oxidoreductase: MKIAVAGGTGAVGSLVVEEARARGHEAVALARSAGVDLTTGRGLDTALEGVAVVVDTSSVQTQSAKASTEFFTTATRMLHHAELQAGVGHHLALSIVGADRAPHDYYAGKRAQELLVAEGPVPWTLLRATQFHEFAPQMLARLGFGPLALAPTMRTQPIAAREVAEHLVTLAEQGPSGEVAPLAGPREENLARMMRAHDRAAGRRRAVLEIALPGPFGRALRDGTILTGPDAVLGRQSFDEWLAERAPGR, translated from the coding sequence ATGAAGATCGCGGTCGCAGGAGGAACGGGTGCCGTCGGCTCCCTCGTCGTCGAAGAGGCCCGCGCCCGCGGCCACGAAGCCGTCGCGCTGGCCCGCTCGGCGGGCGTCGACCTCACCACCGGCCGCGGTCTCGACACCGCCCTCGAGGGGGTGGCGGTCGTGGTCGACACGTCGAGCGTCCAGACCCAGTCGGCGAAGGCCTCCACCGAGTTCTTCACGACGGCGACACGGATGCTGCACCACGCCGAACTGCAAGCCGGCGTCGGTCACCACCTGGCCTTGTCGATCGTCGGCGCCGACCGGGCACCGCACGACTACTACGCCGGCAAGCGCGCCCAGGAGCTGCTGGTGGCTGAAGGTCCGGTGCCGTGGACGCTGCTGCGCGCCACCCAGTTCCACGAGTTCGCCCCGCAGATGCTGGCGCGCCTCGGCTTCGGCCCGCTGGCGCTCGCCCCCACGATGCGCACGCAGCCGATCGCGGCCCGCGAGGTCGCCGAGCACCTCGTGACGCTGGCCGAGCAGGGCCCGTCGGGCGAGGTCGCGCCGCTGGCCGGCCCGCGGGAAGAGAACCTTGCCCGCATGATGCGTGCCCACGACCGGGCCGCCGGGCGCCGTCGCGCCGTGCTCGAGATCGCGCTGCCGGGGCCGTTCGGGCGGGCGCTGCGTGACGGCACGATCCTTACGGGGCCCGATGCGGTGCTCGGCCGGCAGAGCTTCGACGAGTGGCTCGCGGAGCGCGCGCCGGGGCGCTGA
- a CDS encoding zinc-binding dehydrogenase has translation MTGDRVLGEGSGHVGAVIVDRDPTGAVGVSYGSRPRPVPGEGELLVRPAYVGICGSDLEQLHGGMPESFVIAYPHVLGHEWAGEVVEVGPGASRFSVGDRVLGHGDLGGNAWFGVTHDGAMAELFAVAESMCFAVPASVDLKTAAIIEPFVCVYTALQRVGGVTAADTVHVHGLGAIGLSAVIQAATAGAEVVVFDPSPPRRALALSLGAVLAVDPLGVGEDARVGGAPDEQPLDVVERETGRRLADLVVEASGAPSAQAAALESADDRGRVLLMGVSVPRAAPTRLGLVQQRGLTVSSSTGAPPEYWAPAIRFVERRGIDLSVLVSSTLDFADITEAVRRAEDSRAEIKVLVRPSASPTTTAENGD, from the coding sequence GTGACCGGGGACAGGGTTCTCGGCGAGGGCTCCGGACACGTCGGAGCCGTGATCGTCGACCGCGACCCGACTGGAGCCGTCGGGGTGAGCTACGGGAGCCGCCCGCGACCGGTGCCGGGCGAGGGCGAGCTGCTCGTGCGCCCCGCCTACGTCGGCATCTGCGGTTCCGATCTCGAGCAGCTCCACGGGGGCATGCCCGAGTCGTTCGTCATCGCCTACCCGCACGTGCTCGGCCACGAGTGGGCGGGCGAGGTGGTCGAGGTCGGCCCCGGGGCCTCCCGGTTCTCCGTCGGCGACCGCGTGCTCGGGCATGGCGACCTGGGCGGCAACGCGTGGTTCGGGGTCACCCACGACGGGGCGATGGCCGAGCTGTTCGCCGTCGCCGAATCGATGTGCTTCGCGGTGCCGGCCTCGGTCGACCTGAAGACGGCCGCCATCATCGAGCCGTTCGTGTGCGTGTACACCGCGCTGCAGCGGGTCGGCGGAGTCACGGCGGCCGACACCGTGCACGTGCACGGCCTCGGAGCCATCGGTCTTTCCGCGGTCATCCAGGCGGCGACCGCGGGGGCCGAGGTCGTCGTCTTCGACCCGAGCCCGCCCCGCCGGGCGCTGGCGCTCTCGCTCGGGGCGGTTCTCGCGGTCGATCCTCTGGGCGTCGGCGAGGATGCGCGGGTGGGCGGCGCGCCCGACGAGCAGCCTCTCGACGTGGTCGAGCGGGAGACCGGCAGGCGTCTCGCGGATCTCGTGGTCGAAGCATCCGGAGCCCCGTCGGCCCAGGCCGCAGCGCTCGAGAGTGCCGACGACCGGGGGAGGGTGCTGCTCATGGGCGTCTCGGTGCCGCGCGCCGCGCCGACGCGGCTCGGCCTCGTGCAGCAGCGCGGGCTCACCGTCTCGAGCTCGACCGGGGCGCCGCCGGAGTACTGGGCGCCCGCCATCAGGTTCGTCGAGCGACGGGGCATCGACCTCAGCGTGCTCGTGTCGTCGACGCTCGACTTCGCCGACATCACCGAGGCCGTGAGACGCGCCGAAGACTCGCGCGCCGAGATCAAGGTGCTCGTCCGACCAAGCGCTTCGCCCACCACCACCGCAGAGAACGGAGACTGA